A single window of Colletes latitarsis isolate SP2378_abdomen chromosome 11, iyColLati1, whole genome shotgun sequence DNA harbors:
- the Naxd gene encoding NAD(P)HX dehydratase isoform X1, protein MSLATLRFARRKLLKLFCISTMTTSVSVDERMLKGIRRIIPNLNNVKHKGQDGRIGIFGGSVEYTGAPYFAAMSALRTGCDLVHVFCAKEASIPLKSFSPEPIVHPVLDQYDAVRQIRPWLDLLHVIIIGPGLGRDDKIFKTIVELISICRELKKPLVIDADGLFLVSQKPDIIKEYPGVILTPNAMEFTRLVKGALDKTVQPTPMVKTADVKHLADAFGKNVIILHKGAKDVIADGHKGTEAVTCGLAGSGRRCGGQGDLLVGALSVFWWWAICAGTTENALSSPIAAGYAASRLVRECNASAYKIKQRGMLASDILEQIQPVFARIFETHCNKTSSFNGRSRTRSTDS, encoded by the exons ATGTCTCTTGCTACTTTACGTTTTGCCCGCAGGAAGTTACTGAAACTTTTCTGTATTTCCACCATGACTACGTCTGTATCAGTTGACGAGCGTATGTTGAAAGGAATAAGAAGAATAATTCCAAATTTAAACAATGTTAAACACAAAGGTCAAGATGGTAGGATAGGCATATTCGGTGGCAGTGTAGAGTACACCGGTGCACCATATTTTGCAGCCATGAGCGCTCTTCGCACAGGATGCGATTTAGTGCACGTATTTTGTGCAAAGGAAGCAAGCATACCTTTAAAATCATTTAGTCCAGAGCCTATTGTTCATCCAGTTTTAGATCAGTACGATGCGGTCAGACAAATAAGACCATGGCTTGATCTTTTACACGTAATTATTATTGGACCTGGTCTTGGTAGAGACGACAAGATCTTCAAAACGATTGTTGAATTAATTTCGATTTGTCGTGAATTGAAGAAACCATTGGTAATTGATGCAGATGGACTATTTTTAGTTAGCCAGAAACCTGATATCATAAAAGAATATCCAGGTGTTATTCTCACTCCAAATGCCATGGAATTCACTCGTCTAGTGAAAGGAGCTCTTGATAAAACTGTACAACCCACACCAATGGTCAAAACTGCTGATGTTAAGCACTTGGCAGATGCATTTGGAAAAAATGTAATAATCTTACATAAGGGAGCAAAAGATGTAATAGCAGATGGTCATAAAGGTACAGAAGCAGTGACATGCGGATTGGCAGGCTCTGGTAGGAGATGCGGAGGACAGGGAGATTTATTAGTTGGTGCATTGTCTGTGTTTTGGTGGTGGGCTATTTGTGCAGGAACTACTGAAAATGCTCTGTCATCTCCTATAGCAGCGGGTTATGCTGCATCAAGATTAGTAAGAGAATGCAATGCATCTGCATATAAAATAAAGCAGAGAGGAATGCTGGCATCTGATATATTGGAACAAATACAACCTGTTTTTGCAAGAATCTTTGAGACTCATTGTAACAA AACATCTTCATTCAATGGAAGAAGTCGAACAAGGAGCACTGATTCCTGA
- the Naxd gene encoding NAD(P)HX dehydratase isoform X2, whose product MTTSVSVDERMLKGIRRIIPNLNNVKHKGQDGRIGIFGGSVEYTGAPYFAAMSALRTGCDLVHVFCAKEASIPLKSFSPEPIVHPVLDQYDAVRQIRPWLDLLHVIIIGPGLGRDDKIFKTIVELISICRELKKPLVIDADGLFLVSQKPDIIKEYPGVILTPNAMEFTRLVKGALDKTVQPTPMVKTADVKHLADAFGKNVIILHKGAKDVIADGHKGTEAVTCGLAGSGRRCGGQGDLLVGALSVFWWWAICAGTTENALSSPIAAGYAASRLVRECNASAYKIKQRGMLASDILEQIQPVFARIFETHCNKTSSFNGRSRTRSTDS is encoded by the exons ATGACTACGTCTGTATCAGTTGACGAGCGTATGTTGAAAGGAATAAGAAGAATAATTCCAAATTTAAACAATGTTAAACACAAAGGTCAAGATGGTAGGATAGGCATATTCGGTGGCAGTGTAGAGTACACCGGTGCACCATATTTTGCAGCCATGAGCGCTCTTCGCACAGGATGCGATTTAGTGCACGTATTTTGTGCAAAGGAAGCAAGCATACCTTTAAAATCATTTAGTCCAGAGCCTATTGTTCATCCAGTTTTAGATCAGTACGATGCGGTCAGACAAATAAGACCATGGCTTGATCTTTTACACGTAATTATTATTGGACCTGGTCTTGGTAGAGACGACAAGATCTTCAAAACGATTGTTGAATTAATTTCGATTTGTCGTGAATTGAAGAAACCATTGGTAATTGATGCAGATGGACTATTTTTAGTTAGCCAGAAACCTGATATCATAAAAGAATATCCAGGTGTTATTCTCACTCCAAATGCCATGGAATTCACTCGTCTAGTGAAAGGAGCTCTTGATAAAACTGTACAACCCACACCAATGGTCAAAACTGCTGATGTTAAGCACTTGGCAGATGCATTTGGAAAAAATGTAATAATCTTACATAAGGGAGCAAAAGATGTAATAGCAGATGGTCATAAAGGTACAGAAGCAGTGACATGCGGATTGGCAGGCTCTGGTAGGAGATGCGGAGGACAGGGAGATTTATTAGTTGGTGCATTGTCTGTGTTTTGGTGGTGGGCTATTTGTGCAGGAACTACTGAAAATGCTCTGTCATCTCCTATAGCAGCGGGTTATGCTGCATCAAGATTAGTAAGAGAATGCAATGCATCTGCATATAAAATAAAGCAGAGAGGAATGCTGGCATCTGATATATTGGAACAAATACAACCTGTTTTTGCAAGAATCTTTGAGACTCATTGTAACAA AACATCTTCATTCAATGGAAGAAGTCGAACAAGGAGCACTGATTCCTGA
- the LOC143348284 gene encoding guanine nucleotide-exchange factor SEC12: MPPRRNNCGLLARVNFPLYTLQMITSRHILVGGGGGSSKTGVANGFEIFELSHDGSQFVAEEVTRHETGPSVVMNCTAYTDGKRTWIAAGQESHCQLYNVNTKVITVENGKVIEGSSDSAKDGLRQRKGTEKAEENVTSKERIEEIKDDNSNIESKKLQLKVKPADSVQTDFSKDEPLQRIVRISLNGKFMATGGTDCHVRLWKFPQLRKLHDLEAHTKEIDDIDFSPDCTLVASIAKDGKAFLWNVNSGTKDKELTWTPVDGLKYMYKRCRFRKLEEEKSKAQLFMLSNPVVGKNPSFLQMWDTDSGSIIKTVPYKETLSALAVSDDGKFVAVGTMFSGSVDIYVAFSLRRALHVPGAHSMFVTGLEFLPTKLDGLEITSNTETAVVSISVDNKICIHSIPFRHTLPFWFVIIMIILSVCGAFIFCSYLGI, translated from the exons ATGCCTCCCAGAAGGAACAACTGTGGCCTTCTGGCCAGGGTGAACTTTCCCTTGTACACGCTGCAGATGATTACGAGCAGGCATATTCTCGTTGGTGGCGGTGGAGGTTCTTCGAAAACAGGGGTGGCTAATGGGTTT GAAATATTCGAACTGTCTCACGATGGATCTCAGTTTGTCGCGGAAGAAGTAACCAGGCACGAAACAGGTCCCAGCGTTGTAATGAATTGCACAGCTTACACGGATGGCAAGCGAACGTGGATCGCAGCTGGCCAGGAGAGTCACTGTCAGTTGTACAATGTGAATACTAAAGTGATAACCGTAGAGAATGGAAAAGTTATCGAAGGATCCAGCGACAGTGCCAAGGATGGCCTCAGGCAGAGGAAAGGTACGGAGAAAGCAGAGGAAAATGTTACTTCGAAGGAAAGGATAGAGGAAATTAAAGATGATAATTCCAATATCGAAAGCAAGAAGTTACAGTTGAAAGTAAAGCCAGCCGACAGTGTACAGACTGATTTTAG TAAGGATGAACCACTCCAGAGGATCGTTAGAATAAGTTTGAATGGAAAATTTATGGCCACCGGTGGTACAGACTGTCACGTGAGATTGTGGAAGTTCCCACAGTTACGTAAACTCCACGATCTTGAAGCTCATACGAAAGAAATCGATGATATAGATTTTAGTCCGGATTGTACGCTGGTCGCGAGCATCGCGAAAGATGGTAAAGCTTTTCTGTGGAATGTGAATAGCGGTACCAAAGACAAGGAGTTAACTTGGACGCCTGTGGATGGTTTAAAGTATATGTACAAAAGGTGTCGGTTTCGGAAACTGGAGGAGGAGAAGTCGAAAGCGCAGCTGTTCATGCTGTCCAATCCGGTGGTCGGGAAGAATCCTAGTTTCCTACAGATGTGGGACACCGATTCCGGAAGTATAATAAAAACGGTTCCGTACAAAGAAACTTTGTCCGCTCTGGCAGTGTCGGACGACGGGAAGTTCGTGGCTGTCGGCACGATGTTCTCCGGCAGCGTCGACATATACGTTGCGTTCAGTTTGAGGAGGGCATTGCACGTGCCTGGTGCGCACAGTATGTTCGTGACTGGCCTAGAATTCTTACCAACTAAATTGGACGGTCTCGAGATCACCAGTAATACAGAAACTGCTGTTGTTAGCATTTCCGTGGACAACAAAATCTGCATACACAGCATACCGTTCAGAC ATACACTGCCATTCTGGTTTGTCATTATAATGATCATTCTGAGCGTGTGCGGTGCGTTCATTTTTTGTAGTTATCTCGGGATATGA
- the Nkcc gene encoding sodium potassium chloride cotransporter yields MDDEVISGNQNNKRSPMTLNVSGLWDVVPRLDHYRLSRRAKRPSLSTLHEGNLIKDPNIEAGQIGTSQQKHTGIKLGWIQGVLIPCLLNIWGVMLFLRLSWVVAQAGILQSVIIIGISAAVCVITTLSLSAISTNGEVKGGGIYFIISRTLGAEFGASVGIVFAFANAVSASMNTIGFCDSLNDLLREHNLKIIDNGVNDVRIVGIFALIAMIMICAVGMEWESKAQNFLIAIIVAAIFDFLIGTIMGPSNINQKAHGFLGFSSEVFMSNMGTDYRFSENSNQTFFSVFAIFFPSVTGIQAGANISGDLKDPASSIPIGTLLALLISMLSYLTFVLFAGGAALRDASGYVGANNTIINCIPQVNCTFGLHNSYSVMQLMSVWGPFIYAGCFAATLSTALTNLLSVPRLIQALGQDRIYPGLIYFSKGYGKHGEPYRGYVLTFFVAVLFLLIANLNAVAPLISNFYLASYALINFCTFHAALIRPIGWRPTFRYYNTWLSLFGFITCVAIMFLIDWVTSLVTFVIIFALYLIVVYRKPDVNWGSSTQAQTYKTALSTVYRLNSMDSHVKNYAPQILALTGPPSSRPALLHLANLITKNHSLLICGEVYPTNLSYRFRSVRLRNGYAWLHQQRIKSFYHVVEDLSFERGASALMQASGVGKLAPNVVLMGYKTHWSTCNHKDLQEYFNVLHNAFDQKLAVAMLRIAEGLDCSGVVIANGDEEHGALAQSSYDLTGSTLMHVDSNLSMSSQIPRVQSVPTMGTPFVPVDGPQIIRDSPTHGSAREHLKHKRKHAIEKLMEKRHAMATVPEHVTIFQRKHKSGTIDVWWLYDDGGLTILLPYIISTRSNWEHCKMRIFALANHKQDIVAQEKEMSEIMTKFRIKYTSLKMVDDISVEPKQETQDFFDKLISDFRKNDPADTECCVTELELQSLKDKTHRQLRLRELLLENSSQSTLVVMSLPMPRKGAVSAPLYMAWLEALTRDMPPTLLIRGNHTSVLTFYS; encoded by the exons GACCCCAATATAGAAGCTGGTCAGATTGGAACATCCCAGCAAAAGCATACGGGAATAAAGTTAGGATGGATCCAAGGTGTCTTAATACCATGCCTCCTCAATATATGGGGTGTAATGCTCTTCCTGCGATTGTCGTGGGTGGTGGCTCAGGCGGGCATATTGCAGAGCGTCATCATTATTGGAATATCCGCGGCAGTCTGCGTCATCACGACGCTTAGCCTCAGCGCAATTAGTACTAATGGGGAAGTAAAGGGAG GTGGCATATATTTCATCATATCGCGAACCCTGGGAGCGGAATTCGGAGCCTCCGTAGGAATCGTATTTGCGTTTGCCAACGCAGTATCGGCCTCGATGAATACTATCGGTTTCTGCGACTCTTTGAACGATCTACTGCGAGAGCATAACTTGAAAATTATCGACAATGGGGTGAACGATGTCCGAATCGTAGGCATATTCGCACTGATCGCCATGATTATGATTTGCGCGGTCGGAATGGAATGGGAATCAAAG GCACAAAATTTCCTCATAGCCATCATTGTCGCCGCCATCTTTGATTTCTTGATCGGTACTATTATGGGTCCGTCGAATATAAATCAGAAAGCACACGGATTTCTTGGATTTTCGT CTGAAGTGTTCATGAGCAACATGGGAACGGATTATCGGTTCTCGGAGAACAGCAACCAAACGTTCTTCTCGGTGTTCGCCATTTTCTTTCCGTCGGTGACCGGAATACAGGCTGGCGCCAACATATCCGGCGATTTGAAGGATCCGGCGAGCAGCATTCCGATCGGAACCCTTCTGGCGTTGCTAATTTCGATGCTCAGTTACCTCACTTTCGTCCTATTCGCTGGTGGGGCTGCTTTGAGAGACGCTAGCGGCTACGTAGGCGCGAATAACACCATAATAAATTGCATTCCACAAGTGAATTGCACTTTTGGATTGCACAACAGTTACTCG GTGATGCAACTTATGTCAGTTTGGGGGCCGTTCATCTACGCAGGCTGCTTCGCTGCAACCCTCTCGACAGCTTTGACGAACCTATTGTCAGTGCCACGATTGATACAGGCACTGGGACAAGATCGAATTTACCCTGGTCTGATTTACTTCAGCAAAGGATACGGGAAACACGGTGAACCTTATCGTGGCTATGTCCTGACGTTCTTCGTCGCGGTGTTATTCCTTCTCATAG CGAATTTGAACGCAGTCGCGCCTTTGATCTCAAACTTCTACTTGGCGTCCTACGCCTTGATCAACTTCTGCACTTTTCACGCGGCACTGATTCGACCGAtcggatggcgaccaaccttcaGA TATTACAACACCTGGCTGTCGCTGTTCGGTTTCATCACGTGCGTCGCCATAATGTTCCTGATCGATTGGGTGACGTCGCTCGTCACGTTCGTCATTATATTCGCGTTGTACTTGATAGTCGTTTACCGGAAACCGGACGTGAATTGGGGTAGCAGCACGCAGGCGCAAACGTACAAGACTGCATTATCGACCGTGTATCG ACTGAATTCCATGGACTCTCACGTCAAGAATTACGCTCCTCAAATTTTGGCGCTGACTGGACCACCCAGCTCCAGGCCAGCGTTGCTACATCTGGCGAATCTCATTACGAAAAACCACTCGCTGTTGATTTGCGGTGAAGTGTATCCG ACCAATCTGTCCTATCGTTTTCGATCGGTACGACTGAGAAATGGCTACGCGTGGTTGCATCAGCAACGCATAAAGTCGTTCTATCACGTAGTggaagacttgagcttcgaaagGGGCGCGTCAGCGTTGATGCAAGCCTCAGGCGTCGGAAAATTGGCGCCAAACGTGGTTCTAATGGGCTACAAAACCCACTGGTCGACTTGCAACCACAAGGATCTTCAAGAATACTTCAACGTCCTCCA CAACGCGTTTGACCAAAAATTGGCCGTGGCGATGCTGCGAATCGCGGAAGGTCTGGACTGTTCCGGGGTTGTAATTGCAAATGGAGACGAGGAACACGGTGCTTTGGCACAGAGCAGTTACGACCTAACAGGAAGCACTTTGATGCACGTCGACAGCAATTTGTCTATGTCCAGTCAAATTCCAAGGGTCCAGAGTGTACCAACAATGG gaaCTCCGTTCGTACCTGTCGACGGACCACAAATAATCAGGGACTCGCCAACTCACGGAAGCGCTCGAGAACACTTAAAACATAAAAGAAAACACGCAATCGAAAAGTTAAT GGAGAAGCGACATGCAATGGCAACTGTGCCTGAACATGTGACAATTTTCCAGAGAAAACATAAAAGTGGTACGATCGACGTATGGTGGTTGTACGACGACGGAG GTTTGACGATCCTTTTGCCATACATTATTAGCACACGCTCAAATTGGGAACATTGCAAAATGCGAATTTTTGCATTGGCCAACCACAAACAGGACATTGTGGCGCAAGAAAAAGA AATGTCAGAGATTATGACGAAGTTTAGGATAAAATATACCAGTCTCAAAATGGTGGACGATATCAGTGTAGAACCAAAGCAGGAAACGCAAGATTTCTTCGATAAACTCATATCAGATTTCCGTAAAAACGATCCTGCCGACACAG AATGCTGTGTCACAGAACTTGAACTTCAATCTTTAAAAGATAAGACTCATAGGCAATTGAGACTTCGAGAATTGTTGTTGGAAAACTCCAGTCAGTCCACGTTGGTTGTAAT GTCGTTGCCAATGCCACGAAAAGGCGCGGTTTCGGCCCCACTCTACATGGCATGGCTGGAAGCATTAACTAGGGATATGCCACCGACGCTTTTAATACGCGGGAATCACACATCAGTATTGACATTCTATTCGTAG